The Drosophila mauritiana strain mau12 chromosome 2R, ASM438214v1, whole genome shotgun sequence genome has a segment encoding these proteins:
- the LOC117137385 gene encoding uncharacterized protein LOC117137385 gives MKNHLAVFLVVALAALAELPGVTASSVDILSHCVACPDEFKGKLVCAFINGCYLEIEYCSMVVFNCGRQQHHKHLFLVVNEGKCTPVRGYKCEAMDF, from the exons ATGAAGAACCATTTGGCAGTGTTCTTGGTCGTGGCATTGGCTGCTCTAGCGGAACTGCCAGGAGTTACAGCTTCGTCCGTGGACATACTGTCCCATTGTGTCGCCTGTCCGGACGAATTCAAGGGCAAGTTGGTGTGCGCCTTCATCAACGGCTGCTACTTGGAAATAGAGTACTGCTCCATGGTGGTCTTCAACTGTGGACGCCAACAGCACCACAAGCACC TGTTCCTGGTCGTAAACGAGGGCAAGTGCACGCCAGTTCGGGGATACAAATGCGAGGCCATGGACTTTTAA
- the LOC117137519 gene encoding serine protease inhibitor 42Dd: protein MAVIISCLLLLLATVSQSKTVGYDAAADRNLLAADLYNAVGADHLNENVVISPATIQSSMALAFVGAKSQTASELQQGLRLGPGDADAVSQRSGSYQQALTRDNNFRLANNIYINENLEYKGSFRDLAQRQFDSNIDKLDFHPPYNKRTADGINRAVATKTNGKITDILRAELLNDRTEGVIVNGVSYSAAWQKAFRLDKTEKRSFRTGSGQSVKVDTMWTLQNFNYAEVNSLDAKVVELPYQNPDFSMLLLLPNRKDGLRSLQQSLTGKNLLAEIGAMSQQKVEVLLPKFSVTFGLGLEGPFKKLGVHTMFSRDGDFGNMYRMFVSHFINAVEHKANVEVTEAGVEQPLETGLLKGLFSRSKKFEADHPFVFAIKYKDSIVFIGHIANYAYV, encoded by the exons ATGGCTGTCATCATCAGCTGCCTATTAC TTCTCCTCGCGACAGTGTCGCAGTCCAAGACCGTGGGTTACGATGCGGCTGCCGATCGCAATTTGCTGGCTGCCGATCTCTACAACGCCGTGGGCGCGGATCATCTGAACGAAAATGTGGTCATCTCGCCAGCGACCATACAGAGCTCCATGGCGCTGGCCTTCGTGGGGGCCAAGAGTCAGACGGCATCGGAGTTGCAGCAGGGGCTGCGTTTAGGTCCtggggatgcggatgcggtGAGCCAGCGCAGCGGTAGTTACCAGCAGGCCCTGACCCGCGACAACAACTTCCGGCTGGCCAACAACATCTACATCAACGAGAACCTGGAGTACAAGGGCTCCTTCAGGGACTTGGCCCAGCGCCAGTTCGACTCGAACATCGACAAGCTGGACTTCCACCCGCCGTACAACAAGCGCACGGCCGACGGCATCAACCGGGCGGTGGCCACCAAGACCAATGGCAAGATCACTGACATCCTCCGCGCCGAGCTTCTGAATGATCGCACCGAGGGGGTGATCGTGAACGGCGTTTCCTACTCAGCCGCCTGGCAGAAGGCCTTCCGGCTGGACAAGACCGAGAAGCGCTCCTTCCGCACCGGAAGCGGGCAGTCCGTGAAGGTGGACACCATGTGGACGCTGCAGAACTTCAATTACGCCGAGGTCAACTCCCTGGACGCCAAGGTGGTGGAGCTGCCCTACCAGAACCCCGACTTCTCcatgctgctgctcctgcccaatcgaaaggatggactgagatcCCTGCAGCAGTCGCTGACCGGTAAGAATCTGCTGGCCGAGATCGGTGCGATGAGCCAGCAAAAGGTGGAGGTGCTGCTGCCCAAGTTTAGCGTCACCTTTGGCTTGGGTTTGGAGGGACCATTCAAGAAG CTGGGTGTCCACACAATGTTCTCGAGGGACGGTGACTTTGGCAACATGTACCGCATGTTTGTCAGCCATTTCATTAACGCAGTGGAGCACAAGGCCAATGTGGAGGTCACGGAAGCAGGCGTGGAGCAACCCCTGGAAACTGGAT TGCTCAAAGGACTCTTTTCGCGCTCCAAGAAGTTCGAGGCAGATCATCCGTTCGTGTTCGCCATCAAGTACAAGGACTCAATCGTCTTTATCGGACACATTGCCAACTATGCTTATGTCTAA
- the LOC117137518 gene encoding serine protease inhibitor 42Dd, which translates to MIHWRLLSALLVGLAIALPLPVDGELSARSPASVSSNRFGLRLSTKLGLTQPDANVVVSPLLVQAALSLLYAESSSEYGSQLRQALELTHASHPKLAVQDFETLLSDLKQSAAIGCRLRLLSDLYAQQRFTFNFREEFETLAARMGVGCHRLAWESASNAAQDINYAFLSRSNFSLGELVSAPQLESLAEHNTPFLHVSGVTFRAPWAWAFDPTETQSINFFAGGNRPRLVDAMFGQHRYRYAEVPALDAQLIEVPFATADLRMLIVFPNRPDGLAQLERKLAQSDLHQLRSQLEERKVALTLPKLKVLVHSDLKRVLEELGLAKLFTSEVHLSEVFSSILASSAPPLGAVVQSGLLELQEEGGNADDSFSFGDLFRRALPLVINHPFFYAIGNDKTLLLSGHIVDI; encoded by the exons ATGATCCACTGGAGACTACTTTCCGCCCTGCTTGTGGGCCTGGCTATAGCGCTACCGCTTCCAGTCGACGGGGAGCTCTCGGCCAGATCGCCGGCCAGTGTCTCGAGTAACCGCTTTGGCCTACGCCTAAGTACTAAGTTGGGACTAACCCAGCCAGATGCAAATGTGGTGGTTTCCCCCTTGCTCGTACAGGCGGCACTCAGCCTGTTGTATGCGGAAAGTTCCTCGGAGTACGGTAGCCAACTTCGCCAGGCTCTGGAGCTGACCCACGCCAGTCACCCGAAGCTTGCGGTGCAGGACTTCGAGACCTTATTGTCGGACCTCAAGCAGTCGGCCGCCATTGGCTGTCGCTTGAGGTTGCTGAGTGACCTCTACGCACAGCAGCGCTTCACCTTCAACTTCCGCGAGGAATTCGAGACCTTGGCCGCCCGAATGGGAGTCGGCTGCCACCGCTTGGCCTGGGAAAGTGCGTCGAACGCGGCCCAGGACATCAACTACGCCTTCCTCAGCCGCAGCAACTTCAGCCTTGGGGAGCTCGTCAGTGCCCCCCAACTCGAGTCCTTGGCCGAGCACAACACGCCCTTTTTACACGTCTCGGGAGTCACCTTCCGAGCCCCTTGGGCTTGGGCCTTCGATCCTACCGAGACGCAGAGCATCAACTTCTTTGCGGGGGGAAATCGCCCCAGGCTGGTGGATGCCATGTTCGGACAGCATCGCTACAGATACGCTGAAGTGCCCGCTCTGGACGCCCAGCTCATTGAGGTGCCCTTCGCCACTGCAGACCTCAGAATGCTCATTGTATTTCCCAATCGGCCTGATGGCCTGGCCCAACTGGAGAGGAAGCTGGCGCAGTCCGATCTCCACCAGCTGAGGTCCCAGCTCGAGGAGCGCAAGGTGGCCCTCACCCTGCCCAAGCTCAAAGTGCTAGTCCACTCCGACCTGAAGCGAGTGCTCGAGGAG TTGGGACTGGCGAAACTATTCACATCGGAGGTCCACCTAAGCGAGGTCTTCAGCTCCATCCTGGCCAGTTCGGCTCCACCCCTGGGAGCAGTGGTGCAGAGTGGCCTCCTGGAGCTGCAGGAGGAAGGCGGCAACGCTGACGACTCGTTCT CCTTCGGGGATCTGTTCCGACGAGCCCTGCCCCTGGTCATCAATCACCCGTTCTTCTACGCCATCGGCAATGACAAAACCCTGCTGCTGTCCGGCCACATCGTCGACATCTGA
- the LOC117137517 gene encoding antichymotrypsin-2, which translates to MASKVSILLLVTVHLLAAQTFAQELTAWQRQQQLQLQQQQRQQQQQQLNPRPELGLRSLPGNRWMQNNQEAISDVVAVDLTKREPVTPPPTRPPPVFSYMDRFSSELFKEIIKSQSQQNVVFSPFSVHALMALVYGASDGKTYRELKKAGEFSKNAMAVAQDFESVIKYKMHLEGADLTLATKVYYNRELGGVNPSYDEYAKFYFSAGTEAVDMQNGKDTAARINAWVMDQTRNKIRELVTPADVDPQTQALLVNAVYFKGRWEHEFATMDTSPSDFQHSNGRISKVAMMYNDDVYGLAELPELGATALELAYKDSATSMLILLPNQTTGLAKMLQQLSRPEFDLNYVAHRLRRQPVAVRLPKFQFEFEQDMTQPLKDLGVHQMFTPNSQVTKLLDHPVRVSKILQKAYINVGEAGTEASAASYAKFVPLSLPPKPTEFVANRPFVFAVRTPTSVLFIGHVEYPTPVSV; encoded by the exons ATGGCGAGCAAAGTCT CGATCCTTCTCCTGGTAACCGTCCACCTTCTGGCGGCTCAGACCTTCGCCCAGGAGCTCACCGCAtggcaacggcaacaacaactgcagctacagcagcagcagcggcagcagcaacaacaacaacttaaCCCCAGACCGGAGCTGGGCCTCCGTTCCCTGCCCGGAAACCGGTGGATGCAGAACAATCAGGAAGCCATAAGCGATGTGGTGGCGGTGGACCTCACCAAACGTGAGCCGGTCACTCCGCCGCCCACTCGGCCGCCGCCCGTCTTCAGCTACATGGACCGCTTCAGCTCCGAGCTCTTCAAGGAGATCATTAAGTCGCAGAGTCAGCAGAACGTGGTGTTCTCGCCCTTCTCCGTCCACGCCCTGATGGCACTGGTATACGGCGCCTCGGACGGGAAAACGTATCGGGAACTGAAGAAGGCCGGAGAGTTCAGCAAGAACGCCATGGCCGTGGCCCAGGACTTCGAGAGCGTGATAAAGTACAAGATGCATTTGGAGGGCGCCGATCTGACCCTGGCAACCAAGGTCTACTACAACCGGGAGCTGGGTGGCGTCAACCCCAGCTACGATGAGTACGCAAAGTTCTATTTCAGCGCCGGCACGGAGGCCGTCGACATGCAGAACGGCAAAGACACGGCGGCCAGGATCAACGCCTGGGTGATGGACCAGACGCGGAACAAGATCCGGGAGCTGGTCACACCGGCCGACGTTGACCCACAGACCCAGGCGCTTCTCGTGAATGCAGTGTACTTCAAGGGTCGCTGGGAGCACGAATTCGCCACCATGGACACATCACCCTCCGACTTCCAGCACTCCAACGGCAGAATTTCCAAAGTGGCCATGATGTACAATGACGATGTGTACGGCCTGGCCGAGCTGCCCGAGCTGGGCGCCACCGCCTTGGAACTGGCATACAAGGACAGCGCCACCAGCATGCTGATCCTGCTGCCCAATCAGACCACCGGACTGGCCAAAatgctgcagcagctgtcCCGGCCGGAGTTCGATCTCAACTACGTTGCCCACCGTCTGCGCCGCCAGCCGGTCGCTGTGCGCCTGCCCAAGTTCCAGTTCGAGTTCGAGCAGGACATGACCCAGCCGCTAAAAGACCTGGGAGTCCACCAAATGTTCACGCCCAACTCGCAGGTGACCAAGTTGCTGGATCACCCGGTGCGCGTGAGCAAGATCCTGCAGAAGGCCTACATCAATGTGGGCGAGGCGGGCACAGAGGCCTCGGCAGCTTCCT ATGCCAAGTTCGTACCCCTTTCGCTGCCTCCCAAGCCCACGGAGTTCGTCGCCAACCGTCCATTTGTCTTTGCCGTCCGCACACCCACCTCAGTTCTGTTCATAGGTCACGTGGAGTATCCCACGCCCGTGAGCGTCTAA
- the LOC117137512 gene encoding uncharacterized protein LOC117137512 isoform X1 — translation MSLGLKLYQTLTRTHRIQKTSKMRPTQHSVINSLGKKISNQTIIDSHSNKHNFMDMDQEEKQPEHMYMATQTVEDILNEVLCMQNFQLKQTDSDLDQFCHSERSRHRKPGDDLDMDPRLRSWNRVLQERRRLQDRIARQTGKRAEDVLFNRSATIDEANKRMILRVLDTADRSRPLARLKDNVTLNSLKPRCDPHLCREIKELYAAKPQLQEVEFVGLPQVTQKELAATRLHSNEIESQWHRSQVLGERLEDKKHSIRQVLDFAPDLNGLQVTPTLVGSSTKNLPIIKIDETSLSIISGNSTPVEEEDSESDLLSIEGEVSDSFQEAVLEDITKGIVESQDLDDVKDIQGLMINGVLLDYRNPVGAISKSINMQLQCEPYERVVKILLDIQNLSPKLVHVYWLNKNRLRSDRLPLNSEMVFDRSEFILEPQGRRIIRVMFQPKKVGLFTQRWHVNFQKSPFCGTRRLDVVLQGQCTMPVPFQRRLEGHRQVPLDKQQELQAQGLLQMQASLAPIIENPRPLCPYQRHLDEREVFNAQNFSYRCQRYEDLEALKDLYQLAKKPRDRPWDLNIETLRHFIGKQESRFLRENLHNKLVALLQPMKCNRCSAYPLLEHNTERDRSRFIYVRGTIASKIDEWEAMVFGLDEQFFKLELLHYLGENSSLPAAAELGQKNRQQGPDENEEMQIVEKVSKRVKASKYLKDSLYMHTYSLLCDAAEDIVSVMESTAD, via the exons ATGTCATTGGGACTTAAG CTATATCAAACATTAACCCGAACGCATCGAATCCAAAAAACATCAAAAATGAGGCCCACGCAGCACTCCGTCATAAACTCCTTGGGGAAGAAGATTTCAAACCAAACTATCATCGATTCGCACTCCAACAAACATAACTTCATGGATATGGATCAAGAGGAAAAGCAGCCGGAGCATATGTACATGGCCACCCAGACCGTGGAGGACATTCTTAATGAGGTCCTGTGCATGCAGAACTTCCAGCTAAAGCAGACGGACAGCGACCTAGATCAGTTCTGCCACTCGGAGAGGTCCAGGCATCGGAAGCCGGGCGATGATTTGGACATGGACCCGCGACTGCGCAGCTGGAACCGCGTGCTGCAGGAGCGTAGGCGACTGCAGGATCGGATCGCGCGGCAGACGGGTAAGCGGGCCGAGGACGTGCTCTTCAACCGCTCGGCGACCATCGACGAGGCCAACAAGCGGATGATCCTGCGCGTCCTTGACACCGCAGACCGGTCGCGACCTCTTGCTCGCCTCAAGGACAATGTGACCTTGAACTCGCTGAAGCCGCGCTGTGATCCCCATCTCTGCCGCGAGATTAAGGAGCTGTACGCCGCGAAGCCGCAGTTGCAGGAGGTGGAGTTCGTCGGCCTGCCGCAGGTCACCCAAAAGGAGCTGGCTGCCACCCGCCTGCATTCCAACGAGATCGAGAGCCAGTGGCACCGCTCCCAGGTCTTGGGAGAACGACTTGAGGACAAGAAGCACTCTATTCGACAGGTGCTCGACTTTGCGCCCGATCTTAATGGGCTGCAGGTCACGCCGACACTTGTGGGCTCGTCCACTAAAAATCTGCCGATCATCAAAATCGACGAAACTTCCCTGTCTATTATCTCCGGGAACTCCACTCCGGTAGAGGAGGAGGATTCTGAGTCCGATCTGCTGTCCATAGAGGGGGAGGTGAGCGACAGCTTTCAGGAGGCGGTACTCGAGGATATCACAAAGGGAATTGTCGAGAGTCAGGACCTGGATGACGTGAAGGACATACAAGGACTGATGATCAACGGGGTGCTTCTTGATTACCGCAATCCTGTCGGCGCCATAAGCAAAAGCATCAATATGCAGCTGCAATGTGAACCATATGAACGCGTGGTGAAGATACTCTTGGACATTCAG AATCTAAGTCCGAAGCTGGTGCATGTCTATTGGCTTAACAAGAACCGCCTACGTTCCGACCGACTGCCCTTGAACTCCGAGATGGTCTTCGACCGCAGCGAGTTCATCCTGGAGCCACAGGGTCGCCGCATCATCCGTGTGATGTTCCAGCCGAAAAAGGTGGGCCTCTTCACGCAGCGATGGCACGTGAACTTCCAAAAATCGCCCTTCTGTGGCACCCGCCGCCTGGACGTCGTTCTCCAGGGTCAGTGCACCATGCCGGTTCCGTTCCAGAGACGTCTCGAGGGTCACCGACAGGTGCCCCTAGATAAACAGCAGGAATTGCAGGCCCAGGGCCTTCTCCAAATGCAGGCCAGCCTGGCTCCCATTATCGAGAACCCGCGACCATTGTGTCCCTATCAAAGACACCTTGACGAGCGCGAGGTCTTTAATGCCCAGAACTTCTCTTATCGATGCCAGCGATACGAGGATCTGGAGGCTCTCAAGGACTTATATCAACTGGCCAAGAAGCCACGCGATAGACCCTGGGATCTAAATATTGAGACCCTGCGTCACTTTATTGGAAAGCAGGAGAGTCGCTTCCTGCGCGAGAACCTGCACAACAAACTGGTTGCTTTGCTCCAGCCGATGAAGTGCAACAGGTGCTCAGCTTATCCCTTACTGGAACACAATACGGAGCGGGATAGATCCCGCTTCATCTACGTGCGTGGCACTATCGCCAGCAAAATCGACGAATGGGAGGCAATGGTTTTTGGACTGGATGAACAGTTCTTCAAGTTAGAGCTCCTCCACTATCTAGGAGAGAATTCTTCTCTTCCGGCCGCCGCAGAACTCGGCCAGAAGAACCGCCAGCAGGGTCCAGATGAAAACGAAGAAATGCAGATCGTGGAGAAAGTCTCGAAGAGAGTGAAGGCAAGCAAGTACCTCAAGGACTCCCTCTACATGCACACCTACAGTCTGCTCTGTGATGCTGCCGAGGACATAGTCTCCGTCATGGAGAGCACCGCTGATTAG
- the LOC117137512 gene encoding uncharacterized protein LOC117137512 isoform X2: MRPTQHSVINSLGKKISNQTIIDSHSNKHNFMDMDQEEKQPEHMYMATQTVEDILNEVLCMQNFQLKQTDSDLDQFCHSERSRHRKPGDDLDMDPRLRSWNRVLQERRRLQDRIARQTGKRAEDVLFNRSATIDEANKRMILRVLDTADRSRPLARLKDNVTLNSLKPRCDPHLCREIKELYAAKPQLQEVEFVGLPQVTQKELAATRLHSNEIESQWHRSQVLGERLEDKKHSIRQVLDFAPDLNGLQVTPTLVGSSTKNLPIIKIDETSLSIISGNSTPVEEEDSESDLLSIEGEVSDSFQEAVLEDITKGIVESQDLDDVKDIQGLMINGVLLDYRNPVGAISKSINMQLQCEPYERVVKILLDIQNLSPKLVHVYWLNKNRLRSDRLPLNSEMVFDRSEFILEPQGRRIIRVMFQPKKVGLFTQRWHVNFQKSPFCGTRRLDVVLQGQCTMPVPFQRRLEGHRQVPLDKQQELQAQGLLQMQASLAPIIENPRPLCPYQRHLDEREVFNAQNFSYRCQRYEDLEALKDLYQLAKKPRDRPWDLNIETLRHFIGKQESRFLRENLHNKLVALLQPMKCNRCSAYPLLEHNTERDRSRFIYVRGTIASKIDEWEAMVFGLDEQFFKLELLHYLGENSSLPAAAELGQKNRQQGPDENEEMQIVEKVSKRVKASKYLKDSLYMHTYSLLCDAAEDIVSVMESTAD; this comes from the exons ATGAGGCCCACGCAGCACTCCGTCATAAACTCCTTGGGGAAGAAGATTTCAAACCAAACTATCATCGATTCGCACTCCAACAAACATAACTTCATGGATATGGATCAAGAGGAAAAGCAGCCGGAGCATATGTACATGGCCACCCAGACCGTGGAGGACATTCTTAATGAGGTCCTGTGCATGCAGAACTTCCAGCTAAAGCAGACGGACAGCGACCTAGATCAGTTCTGCCACTCGGAGAGGTCCAGGCATCGGAAGCCGGGCGATGATTTGGACATGGACCCGCGACTGCGCAGCTGGAACCGCGTGCTGCAGGAGCGTAGGCGACTGCAGGATCGGATCGCGCGGCAGACGGGTAAGCGGGCCGAGGACGTGCTCTTCAACCGCTCGGCGACCATCGACGAGGCCAACAAGCGGATGATCCTGCGCGTCCTTGACACCGCAGACCGGTCGCGACCTCTTGCTCGCCTCAAGGACAATGTGACCTTGAACTCGCTGAAGCCGCGCTGTGATCCCCATCTCTGCCGCGAGATTAAGGAGCTGTACGCCGCGAAGCCGCAGTTGCAGGAGGTGGAGTTCGTCGGCCTGCCGCAGGTCACCCAAAAGGAGCTGGCTGCCACCCGCCTGCATTCCAACGAGATCGAGAGCCAGTGGCACCGCTCCCAGGTCTTGGGAGAACGACTTGAGGACAAGAAGCACTCTATTCGACAGGTGCTCGACTTTGCGCCCGATCTTAATGGGCTGCAGGTCACGCCGACACTTGTGGGCTCGTCCACTAAAAATCTGCCGATCATCAAAATCGACGAAACTTCCCTGTCTATTATCTCCGGGAACTCCACTCCGGTAGAGGAGGAGGATTCTGAGTCCGATCTGCTGTCCATAGAGGGGGAGGTGAGCGACAGCTTTCAGGAGGCGGTACTCGAGGATATCACAAAGGGAATTGTCGAGAGTCAGGACCTGGATGACGTGAAGGACATACAAGGACTGATGATCAACGGGGTGCTTCTTGATTACCGCAATCCTGTCGGCGCCATAAGCAAAAGCATCAATATGCAGCTGCAATGTGAACCATATGAACGCGTGGTGAAGATACTCTTGGACATTCAG AATCTAAGTCCGAAGCTGGTGCATGTCTATTGGCTTAACAAGAACCGCCTACGTTCCGACCGACTGCCCTTGAACTCCGAGATGGTCTTCGACCGCAGCGAGTTCATCCTGGAGCCACAGGGTCGCCGCATCATCCGTGTGATGTTCCAGCCGAAAAAGGTGGGCCTCTTCACGCAGCGATGGCACGTGAACTTCCAAAAATCGCCCTTCTGTGGCACCCGCCGCCTGGACGTCGTTCTCCAGGGTCAGTGCACCATGCCGGTTCCGTTCCAGAGACGTCTCGAGGGTCACCGACAGGTGCCCCTAGATAAACAGCAGGAATTGCAGGCCCAGGGCCTTCTCCAAATGCAGGCCAGCCTGGCTCCCATTATCGAGAACCCGCGACCATTGTGTCCCTATCAAAGACACCTTGACGAGCGCGAGGTCTTTAATGCCCAGAACTTCTCTTATCGATGCCAGCGATACGAGGATCTGGAGGCTCTCAAGGACTTATATCAACTGGCCAAGAAGCCACGCGATAGACCCTGGGATCTAAATATTGAGACCCTGCGTCACTTTATTGGAAAGCAGGAGAGTCGCTTCCTGCGCGAGAACCTGCACAACAAACTGGTTGCTTTGCTCCAGCCGATGAAGTGCAACAGGTGCTCAGCTTATCCCTTACTGGAACACAATACGGAGCGGGATAGATCCCGCTTCATCTACGTGCGTGGCACTATCGCCAGCAAAATCGACGAATGGGAGGCAATGGTTTTTGGACTGGATGAACAGTTCTTCAAGTTAGAGCTCCTCCACTATCTAGGAGAGAATTCTTCTCTTCCGGCCGCCGCAGAACTCGGCCAGAAGAACCGCCAGCAGGGTCCAGATGAAAACGAAGAAATGCAGATCGTGGAGAAAGTCTCGAAGAGAGTGAAGGCAAGCAAGTACCTCAAGGACTCCCTCTACATGCACACCTACAGTCTGCTCTGTGATGCTGCCGAGGACATAGTCTCCGTCATGGAGAGCACCGCTGATTAG
- the LOC117137515 gene encoding uncharacterized protein LOC117137515 yields the protein MEGMEDINLKANGSDTFSKYTLANMVSLPSSLTEPTTRSTAQAQLNAESPMGKYTERMVEDILTEIFKERRGDIPETSSSCHAADIPWPIQEREPHVDKRLRYWKEVLHQRKLMQERVQRETGKLASEVLFNRRSTLDNRDGQMVKRVMDYADRMKGERLMSAPLSKLGDQLDPCTCQVVPGLQATTPKAEKVGYKDVEIVGMPEVCKTEILGKEAMEQNPPPGWLQSEFLDQRLEQNFVDIQNVVEFFPDVDALQVKGTALNKINRLPKPFLVDVDSMHTVTKSESSPICTEECICESCGETEEKSSETPPPIPDVGLRVNGVDYIPCEGDGGGIKDCYEIVARFTCDPFQRRLKHVLQLTNIGTQSLSFSWKQSTYYYNRGSLLLAQDNEFHFDLEGFRLSHGETRNVAVLYQPRKVAMAVELWLLQVEPRIFCGRQESLLLRLYGRCTPPADYMAKLLECQCVCICKSDAVEMDKLTTHLGALAPMVVPPPTCCPYERPLDDREAFNALNPGYICARFDDLEVLRAFHRRLKKPREPLWDMRLSTIKDYIMRINGLVERESIFSEFNQLLAPLLGGGFSLNASSQQDVQKQRSRFIYVRGVICNGIAEWEDLMFNVEDSFFKPELQRYYQSLLGESEEGDEEEQEQPKPMTPIDMEKLLEILGETELDEKKIRTAVIRKLYRSKYFRDALYIQTYSHLCNMSEDIVSVIESTEIVPT from the coding sequence ATGGAGGGCATGGAAGATATTAACCTCAAAGCCAACGGGTCCGATACCTTTTCGAAATATACATTGGCCAACATGGTATCGCTGCCATCCTCTTTGACCGAACCGACGACCCGTTCGACTGCGCAGGCGCAGCTGAATGCCGAGTCCCCCATGGGCAAGTACACGGAGCGCATGGTGGAGGACATTCTGACCGAGATTTTCAAGGAGCGACGCGGGGACATTCCAGAGACCTCATCCTCTTGTCACGCGGCCGATATTCCGTGGCCAATTCAGGAGCGGGAACCACACGTGGACAAACGGCTGCGATACTGGAAGGAGGTACTTCACCAGCGCAAGTTGATGCAAGAACGAGTCCAGCGGGAAACGGGCAAGCTGGCCAGTGAGGTGCTCTTCAACCGCCGCTCCACGCTGGACAACCGCGACGGGCAGATGGTGAAGCGCGTGATGGACTACGCGGACCGCATGAAGGGCGAGCGTCTGATGAGCGCACCACTTTCCAAGCTGGGCGACCAATTGGATCCATGCACCTGCCAGGTAGTTCCTGGACTGCAGGCCACGACACCGAAAGCGGAAAAGGTGGGCTACAAGGATGTAGAGATCGTTGGCATGCCAGAGGTCTGCAAAACGGAGATCTTGGGCAAGGAGGCCATGGAGCAGAACCCACCACCAGGCTGGCTGCAATCGGAGTTTTTGGACCAACGACTGGAGCAAAACTTTGTAGACATCCAAAACGTTGTGGAGTTCTTTCCCGATGTGGATGCCCTGCAGGTGAAGGGTACTGCTCTCAACAAGATCAATCGATTACCGAAGCCGTTCCTAGTGGATGTGGATTCCATGCACACGGTGACCAAAAGTGAGAGCTCGCCGATCTGCACCGAGGAGTGCATCTGCGAGTCTTGTGGCGAAACGGAGGAGAAATCGTCAGAAACTCCCCCTCCCATTCCGGATGTGGGACTACGGGTTAATGGTGTGGATTACATTCCGTGCGAGGGAGATGGCGGAGGAATTAAGGACTGCTATGAAATCGTCGCCCGGTTCACATGCGATCCGTTTCAGCGTCGGCTCAAGCACGTCCTGCAGCTGACCAACATTGGCACACAGTCGCTCTCCTTCTCCTGGAAACAGAGCACTTACTACTACAACCGGGGATCTCTGTTGCTGGCCCAGGACAACGAGTTTCACTTCGACCTGGAGGGTTTCAGACTGTCGCACGGTGAGACTCGGAATGTAGCGGTGCTCTACCAGCCACGAAAAGTGGCAATGGCGGTGGAGTTGTGGCTGCTTCAGGTGGAGCCGCGAATCTTCTGCGGCCGCCAGGAGTCCCTACTACTCCGCCTTTACGGACGTTGCactccgccagctgactacATGGCCAAACTACTCGAGTGCCAATGCGTCTGCATCTGCAAGTCGGATGCAGTGGAAATGGATAAATTGACCACCCATTTGGGGGCTCTAGCTCCCATGGTGGTGCCTCCACCGACGTGCTGCCCCTATGAGCGGCCTTTGGACGATCGGGAGGCGTTTAACGCCCTAAATCCGGGCTACATTTGTGCCCGCTTCGATGACCTGGAGGTGCTTCGTGCGTTCCATCGGCGCTTAAAGAAGCCGCGGGAGCCGCTCTGGGATATGCGCCTATCAACGATCAAGGACTACATAATGCGGATTAACGGATTGGTGGAGCGGGAATCGATCTTTTCCGAATTTAACCAACTTCTCGCTCCTTTGCTAGGTGGCGGATTCTCACTGAATGCGTCATCCCAGCAGGATGTTCAAAAGCAACGGTCGCGGTTCATATATGTGCGTGGTGTGATCTGCAATGGGATCGCTGAGTGGGAGGACCTCATGTTCAATGTGGAAGATTCTTTTTTCAAGCCAGAGCTTCAGCGGTACTACCAAAGCTTGTTGGGAGAGTCCGAGGAAGGCGATGAAGAAGAACAGGAGCAGCCAAAGCCAATGACGCCCATCGACATGGAGAAACTATTAGAAATTTTGGGCGAGACTGAGTTGGACGAGAAGAAGATCCGGACGGCGGTCATCCGCAAATTGTATCGGTCCAAATATTTCCGGGATGCGCTCTACATCCAAACCTACTCACATCTGTGCAACATGTCAGAGGACATTGTGTCCGTTATAGAGAGTACAGAAATAGTACCGACCTAG